ttaagtttaattaaactttattttataaattattatgattattaaatttaacCCATACCGTTATAGGTCGTTTAGGTTGGGTCAGGTTATTAGCACAACATCATTTTCTGCCTCTATGTTATTAgtcaatttcttataattttgtcagcttttgtaaaaaaaaaaattgtccgtttattatttacttattgAACCTAATTTGTTGAGGCAATtctgaatatatttattattattattattattattattattcaattaacaacttaaatactaaattacatttcaaaattattagtaTCTAATATTGGACAAACTCCAGCACTAATGTCCtgatcaaatatttatatttataagataaatttttggAGGGTACCTATTTaatacatttatcattttataaaaattccaATAATTGGGAAAATGATTTTATTGTCTGAAGAAAgcttgattcttttttcttttcaacaatTTTCTCAATTAAGTCTCTCTTttcagtataaaaaatattttctatttttattagtaaCTATACAAATTCTAAAttctgttcattttttttaaagttatatgACAATTAGTATTTTAGTATGTATAATTCAcatggtaaatttttatttagtataattaaattttttaataataaataattttaaatatatacgtatattatgattaaaatacataaagaataaatatttgaacatataaattataatttaagattatttttaattattgataaatttttaaaatattaaattttaattttttaaaaattaaaaatgataaagtaaaataaataaaaaattatttttaatataaaaaaaattattctcatagaaagaaaaattcttaaCAATATCCTGATTGTATCTCATTtgataactattttaatttctatgcaaatgttgatcaaataaaattttaattatcccCTACatgttttttacaataaaaaataaatataaagtggtatgttttaattattagttaaaacataaatattatttaattcgaAACAAAACctcacatattttttattttcactttttatttttacaaattgttataaaaataatttaaaatatgtttgtgattattaataaatgctcaaattttatctttcttttttataatttttttgtcatttttattctctgataaaacaaaaattttatttttgatgcttatcactttattttaatttctaataaattaatgaattttttatttactcttttataaatttttttattgttttttttatttagaacgAAAcacaaagttaattaatttatcataaatcataaatagtgacaaaaactaaaattaaaattattatttttttagagattcaatataaaaaaattatgaaagtataaatataaaatttaattatttattaaggataaaaaatattttagcctaaaaaaatttatcatttaaccTTTTACATTTCATATACAAgtttacaaaataaatgttaaaaacagcacaatatcatcaataaaagcAGAAACTAGTAACTACCCCTAAAAAGAAGACAAATGCTACAAACCatcttttcatattaaaaatgaacattaaaatcaactcataaaaaaagagagaaaaataaaacccaCGAGCCACATTGGCATCTGGTTTCTGGTTTTTGGTGGTGGGGGGGGAAAaagaatattacaaaaaaaCCCCACTATGCACAGATACATTGCATGTAGGAAACCGTTCAGTGTACGGGAATCTCTTTCTCTTTGCCATAAAAGCCTTCCTTTTCCCAAACACTAAcccttcattaatttttttctccaacTCTTCtctgttctttttttttgccCTATCTAATTAGGGTTCCCGCGATTTCAAACCTTAATTTCTTCGATTACTCTCTCTTTCCATCTCATGCGTTCTTGCTCTCAACAACAATCACCCACCGCCATCGAAGTCttcgttcttttcttcttcttcactctcCTTTTTTCTCTCGTTCGAGGGTTCTTTCGTGGGGAACCCTGCAGATTTCACCACTCGTGCACATGTCCAAAGTTCTCGGCTTTTCCGGTGAGTTCATCGATTCCGAGCGTTTTTTTTATCTGATTTGCGTGATGGGTGTTCCGTTTTGCCCCGTAATTTTGTGGATTTTAGATTTTTGGGTTATGATTTTGCGGTGTATAGAAGGTTATTCGTTGATGATGATTATAAAAAGAATTGATCTTTTGGGGAAAAAAGTTCATGGATTGACCttagtttttgtttaaaaaaatatgggtCATGGATGATCATGTGGGGTAGATGGGGTAGTAAAGATTTGGGATTTTGAATTGGGTGATTAAGATTTTGTTTGATGTATGGAGGTGATctgattttatttatgaatcGTTTTGATTTCTTAGAGGAGCTGATAGGAGGTGTAAATATATTCGTAGTCTAATTTGTTGACGACATAGTGAGATATATTTAGCACGTGATAGGTATTTTTTAAGGATTTTGTGTTTTGTGATCTTTGCAGCCGATGGTTCTTGTTTAGTAGATTGTTTTGTATGTTAGGATTTCTattgtttgttaaaaaatttcatttatgaATAGATACTTAGATATGCTATGTTTATGTGTTGAATTTGTGCTTTTCTGACGTTGTGAATATGTTTGGGTTCTCAGGAGTTGACGATTTTTGCCCGATGGGATCAATATATGCCAACCCCAAGGAAGCAAGTTTCTTCTTGCCTCTTGGCCCTCAAGTTGATGTATACTTTCCTCCTCGGAAGAGATCGCGTGTCAACACTCCATTCGTTTTCGATGGAGAATGGTTTGAGCAAAAGCCGAAAACCTCTGTTGAAGCCTTGCCAGATGAGTGTCTCTTTGAGATCTTTAGGAGGTTGCCTTCTGGGGAAGACAGGAGTGCATGTGCCTGTGTTTCCAAGCGATGGCTTATGCTTCTAAGCAGTATTTGCAAAAATGAAATCTGTGTTAACAAAAATGCCACTGTAGAGACCATTGAAAAGGAGGGTGATGATGTAGAATTTGGAGGTGAGGGATATCTCTCTCGAAGCTTGGAAGGAAAGAAGGCAACAGATGTTAGACTAGCTGCCATAGCTGTTGGGACTTCGTCTCGGGGAGGATTGGGGAAGCTCTCAATCCGTGGAAGCAACATGGTTCGTGGGGTGACTAGTCATGGTCTCAAGGCTGTTGCTCGTGGATGCCCTTCTTTGAAGGCTCTTTCTCTATGGAATGTTGCTACCGTTGGTGATGAGGGCCTAATTGAGATTGCTAATGGATGCCACCAGCTAGAGAAGCTTGACCTTTGCAAGTGCCCTGCAATTACTGATAAGGCTTTGGTTGCAATTGCAAAGAACTGCCAGAATCTGACTGAGTTGTCATTTGAATCTTGCCCTAACATTGGTAATGAAGGTCTACGAGCTATTGGGAAGTTATGCTCCAATCTGAAGTCCATATCCATCAAGGACTGCACTGGTGTTAGTGATCACGGAATTGCTGGATTGCTTTCTTCAACTTCTTTGGTTCTATCAAAGGTGAAGCTCCAGGCATTGACTGTTTCAGATCTCTCTCTAGCTGTTATTGGTCATTATGGCAAGTCAGTTACTGATCTTGTCCTTAATTGCCTCCCAAATGTCAGCGAGAGGGGGTTCTGGGTCATGGGTAATGGTAATGGATTGCAGAAGCTAAAATCACTTACAGTTGCATCTTGCAAAGGAGTAACAGATATTGGGCTTGAAGCTGTAGGAAAGGGTTGTCCAAATCTGAAAATTGCACACCTCCACAAGTGTGCATTTCTGTCAGACAATGGGTTGATGTCATTCGCCAAGGCTGCTTCATCACTTGAAAGCCTACGATTGGAAGAGTGCCACAGAATTACCCAACTTGGGTTTTTTGGTGTCCTTTTTAACTGTGGTGCAAAATTGAAGGCTATCTCTTTGGTGAGCTGCTATGGGATCAAAGATCTGAACTTGGTGTTGCCAACAGTATCTCCATGTGAATCACTTCGGTCGTTGTCTATCAGTAACTGTTCTGGATTTGGCAACGCCTCCCTGTCTGTATTGGGAAAGCTGTGCCCTCAGCTTCAGCATGTTGAATTGAGTGGACTTGAGGGAGTGACAGATGCAGGGCTTCTTCCACTCCTTGAGAGTTCCGAGGCTGGTTTGGTTAAAGTGAACCTTAGTGGTTGCACAAACATTACCGACAAAGTAGTTTCATCCTTGGCCAATCTGCATGGTTGGACTCTTGAGAATCTAAACCTTGATGGTTGCAAAAATATCAGTGATGCTAGCTTGATGGCAATTGCTGAAAACTGTGCATTGCTATGTGATCTTGATGTCTCCAAGTGCACAATCACTGATGCTGGGATTGCAGTCCTGGCACATGCCGAACAGATTAATCTGCAAATCCTTTCTTTGTCAGGTTGCACTTTGGTCTCAGACAGGAGCTTAACCGCTCTGAGAAAATTAGGCCACACCCTTTTGGGACTAAACATCCAACACTGCAATGCAATCAACAACAGCACGGTTGACACACTTGTGGAGTTTCTCTGGAGGTGTGACATCCTCTCCTGAGCTGAAAGAAGAACTAATCTCACTTGCAATTTAGGCCAGGATCACATCATGCAGGAAGCTTGTTATGCTTAGTGTTGCACAGTAGTTTATTTTAGGTCCTTAACAGGTCTTCATCATCCAGCGACTTGGTTCCTTTTTACCGGAGTGTGCAGTCATTTAACTCTCATTTTTGCAGGTTCCTTCAACAGGAAATCTGTTCTTTTTGGCATCCATTGCCACCTTTTAAATGGCTGCATATCTGAGAACATAGCTACCGGGTTCTGGAGTTAGGAATCTTTGTTACTGGTGTTGGCACCTGATGTTTTTAGCTCGGCTTTGCATCGGTTTTGCCACCATGTGTGTCTTAGTTTTCTAAGTTTTTACAGCTACCTGTACCACTGTATCAGTCTTTGTTTACCAAATGTGTCATGTGGTTGAACTATGTTCTTCACATGATGTTTGGGTATCAGTTTTACTCGAAGGGCAGGTTAGAAGTTTCAGTGTCATGTGCTGTTATTAGGGTGGTTGCAGTTGTCAAGGTCGGTGTTTATGAAGTCTTGTTTTTAGGGGCTTGGCTGTGGCAGCAAGCTATATAGGTCTGCCATAACCACAACCTTTTTGTCCCTTTGggaagggttgttatttttaccAAGTCCTAGTTTTTTAAGGcttcatttttttgaacttggcAACTGCTCCTCCTATATTGTCTAATGATGTTCATACCTGCCCTTTGTTCTGTATGTTATGAAatgtaatgaaataaataaaattttcagtcTCATTCCAAGTTGCTAGAACAGATGTGATGGTATCTCCCTAAACTttgattataccctttataCTTACTAGTTAGAAGACTTAGCACGCTAATTAAGTAATATTTATCCATATGGAGAAGCTTGATACATCTAGATTAAGGTTAAAATGTAAGGAACTTTTGTAATAGATCTAGCAACCTAGTGGGCGAGATTCCTACTAACTCAGATTGTACGAAGTCTTGTACAGTGTTTGAATGAGTTAATTGGAGACAAGTGATAGCAATAAGAAATAGGGGAAGAAAGAGACAGAAATAAGTTGGGAAATAAAGTTGAAAtaagatggaaaaaaaaacatctattGTTTAGATAGATAGAAAGCAAGAGTTGAGTAAAAATTATTAGAGGAAAAGAGTAAAAACAATAAGTTATAAGTATATtgataaaacttaaatttgttGTTATAAAGAAacatttattgaatattttatatgctttatatttaaatagaataatatttaaCATTAGGAATCATTAAAAATCAATACTTAGCACCTCTCCAATTCTCTTACTTTCAGTATTAACATTGAgtatctttttctctctcctcttccTATTTTCacccaaataaataatttatatttcattctCTCCTCTTCAATTACCTCCTTTCTCAATTTCATCTCAAACAATTACACTGTTGCAgctaagatttttttctttccaggAATTAAATTCGTGATTTTCATGTCACAACTCAAAAGGCACTAACTTGATCCCTTTATCGTGGAGTTAAGATTTATCCTCcaatttttaatagattttttttatatatagaaaatttAGGAGTTTTCGCGAGTTAAAATTTGCAATTCGACTTATCATGATGTTGTACACACGTATGGGGAAATTTTGCTTGTTGAAGAGTTAGTTGGGACAATGGGACCAGAGAGAACAGAGTTATGTAGTGATTAGACATGATAGTTGACCGGGTACGAGTTCGAGATTACCTGACTTTTTTAATGAGAGTTGAAGACGAGAATGTCATTACCCGTCCcgatgataaaattattaaaattttattaattatttgttaatttttttttataatttttacataatttaagattattttcttgatgatttttatagataaatGCGCTGCAAATactagtagttaaaaataaatgtaacaattattttctttttaaatcatatttttaatataattattttacaattttttttttacaaatctaAACCGGAGATGGGTCGGGGACCAAGATACCCAATACCTAACAACAGATACGGAGATGAGGTAATAAAATTTAACCTGTTGGATATCAAGGACAGGTATGAATATATGCTGGGAAGTCAGGATCAAAGACTGGGGAGACAATACCCGTCCATCCCGTTGCCATGTTTAGTAGCTGTACTTGACCAACTTAcggtataattttgtgaatcgTGGAGCCTGCCTTTGCACAAGCTTTGAACTTTCGTATCCTTCTGGACTTTAGCTTGCATTCCAATCagtttattttggaaaatattcatttatttttattaattttctaacatttttaaatattacttattttaattaaaacttcCTAGTTAAGTTCTTGGAAATGTATATTACAAGTGTATGTAAATCAATAAATTGATGACATTATTTCACCTAATCATTCATTTcacattcaaattttatatatgtaactgcatttgaatattaaaaactaataatttaatgatttataataattttacttatCTCGAGCATGATTAGCTTGTGTTGAAAATAGCAAAAGTTTATAGAAATGTATGAGGTGGTCTTTGATTGCTAATGgtccaatatttttattgtcGGATGTTATGAtgcaaagtttaaaaaatattaaaatgatttattgaCTAATTAAGACATGTGGTCGGAAATTCAAAGATGAGAAGGGTCATCATCAAATGGGTAATATTGTCATAGAATTCAAAAATGGCACATGCACCTTCACATGCATTGTTTGTGTAAAGCAATCATTCATGCACCTCAAATTCCGAAGCTTCCCTTTGCGTTTCTAGCACTGCTTGCGATGAGACAGGAACAGGAAAATTGAGCCTGGAAGACAAGCCCCACTTGGGGGCCACTAGTATAATTTCAAAGGAAATTGgatgattttggttatggattcTCGAGAGCATAAAATCCAATTATCTAATCAGCAAGATTATTATTAGAGAAATTACAACCATATCCTCTAAAATTTAGTgtaattacataaatatttttctacttttttaacTATTCCTTTCACCTCTCTTTTAGggtgttattataataatatttgaagGAGTGTTAATGTATTGTGTGTAaacatataagaaaatattaatgtaatattttttaacttaaaggaaaattaatataagaaaataaaatagacttaaatatatttatggtttttataatttaatattttttatttttgtttttgtattttttttataatccttaaaaaatatatttgttttgtttttggtttttaaagtattttaaataacactttgaacagtaaaaaaattaaatattaaatagtaaaaaaaatactatttaaaatattttaagtacgaaaaacaaaataataaaattaaaattttattcaagctaaattatatatatatatatatatatatacacacacactaaACCTCGTGAGGTATTGCTcttattattattgtcattatGCCAAAATGTTATTAATTGTTTTGCGATTGAGAGATCGATAACGGACAAAAAATATCACGCCCTGTTTGATTAGAGAagcatttatgattttattcaatcaattgatgAGCTTTAGTGGCAAATCCGTAGTGGTTAAGGGTATCCAATGAATTGAACCATTCTTTTATCGTCAACTTTTGTATAGTGTATCTATTATTAGGGTTAAGACTTTGATACATTAACGCCAATTTATTGATTGTTGCCCCCTGTTTTCTGTTTACAAAGAATATAGACAGAATACTTCTCTCAAACTTGTAATCCTTGTGTCAAAGGATGCTTCCTTATTGATTCTCTTTCTTTTGTggttataaataaaagaaagaaaaagatattgttTGATTCTTGTTTAAAGTGTATACATCTCATTAAGATcgaaattaaaggaaaaaaatgtgaaaaatacaGAAGAAAAGTAAGAGAGATTTAGAAATAGGATAATTATAAATCCTTCTATTAACTCCttaatgctttttatttttattttttatgtttccaaCATATTAAACACCTATTTTATAGAATATTTGGATAAATGTTGACAAcattaattttgaatgaaattgattttaaagttatatatatatatatatatatatatatatatatatatatatatatatatatatatatatatatattacatttttattataaaaataagttagcTGCAAACTTGTATGATTTATTCAACGCAAAAACCGTCCATAATAGGGTAATTAGGATagttacataaaattatttgacCTACCTCAAACATAAAATAGAATAACATATTACTAACCAATGATCTAATGTGTATCAAACATTAGATAGTATAAAAACTTATTATCTTCTTATCTTGTTATCTCTTTTCCAATCCTTAAATTTTAGGTTAatctgtttttatttaatattttctttacataataaaaaaattgtaagaggatattacatattttaaaaattaataaagtaggAATATTAAAAGATGGAATATAAAGGAGAAGGATGCAAgggaataattcaaaataaaagccACGTTAAATCTACAAAAtagttagataaaaaaataaaaagactaagttatatttgtataataattgctttttttttttccattaaggGGGCAAAAGACCAAAGGAGAACTACAAAATAAAACTAGAAGATGGAGACTCCCAGAGAATCAGCTAATAGCAACTTGCTCAaaagatttataattataaatataaaataaattatttatttaacaaagaataatattataaaagtattataaaattatataaataatagtaCAACACTAAAATCAAAGTCTCCTGCATGCGCAGTTACTGTGCGCAGAATGAACATAAAGTTAGATAAATGCATTGCATTTCTGATTCTTGACaatgaatttgtaatttttcaaacTATTATTGTCATCATTAAACGAGTCTtaaatgcatttatttttactctatttttttttttataaaatactaaGAAGTATAACAGGATATAGCATTATTCtacaaattaataaagtataaaaagatATACAAGAAAAAGGATACAAGAGAATaatacttcaaaataaaaagacaCGTTAAATCTACAAAGGGGctagatataaaataaatagaaattatatttgtataataagataacattttttataattacaaatataaatataaaacaaactgATGTAACCAAAACTGCTTTAAagtattgtataaaaaaaagaggaaaatggtTTTTCATCTAAAAAGTTTTACACAATTATTCTATCATTAGGGGTATTTATAGGTACAAGTCATCTGTTCGAATTGATCCAAATTAATTCGAATAAGTTGGTTTGAGTCATTTATGTATTTGggtcaaaatcaaacaaaatcaatcaaaatcatTCATGTATGAACACAGTCATGAGTTCAAAGAtccaatcaaaattaaactgAACCAATCAAAATTTTTAGAGTTGTTTGATTTGACTTTAAATACCGTTAATATTAAGACTCCAAGTATTGAAACTACTTTAAGTTATTACTTTTAGGtacattgttatttgtttcacattttttcatattattttttcatgacatgtttataatattaatggatcatattttagttatttgtttCAGCAAATTTGGTTGCAACAAATCTGGTTATAGCAAAACTTATGGTAAGAAATTAGTTTGTAGGAAATAACTATGTTTGAGACTATTATAATAATTCTCGTtggataatattttgtttaaatctatattagtctattttagaatattatattaatgacaTTAAATGAATCAAGTTTACTACTTTCAGATATTTGGtaatattgtgttaattgtATTGGATAGTTGGAtgaattatgatataaaatagtagttttaagaagaaaaaaagatcaaatttaaatgaGTAACCCGTTGGCCCAAACTGAACTAAATCGTTAGTGGATGGACCGGTTTGGTTTGAGTTTCAaaaaaattttgtgaaaatcaaactaaaccaaaccgatcaaatttgattggattAAGACCTTAATTTGATCAAAACTAATCCAAACCGACCTGCAAATACCCCTACCAATCATAACTAattatgataagtttattgacttttaaaataatttaatcggCGACTTATGATTAAATGACATTTTATACTGTGagtacataaatattaaattcataaacCCAAAGGATTGAGGTATAAGATTTTGTTGTGTTCATATGAGTGATaacgatttatttattaaaagaatttgTGTTTAATTCATGttatatacaaaattttcttGAACCAATAAtaatcacaaataaaattaattttttacccAATAAATAAGAGACACCCGGTGGTATGTGATATGTGAactaacaaaacattaaattcataaaaaatataaataatattacaatattataaaactaaaatgaaagtCTACTGGTAGTTACTGTGCAAAATGCACAGAAAGTTAGGTAAATGCATTGCATTTGTGAGTCTGACAATGAATTTGTAGTTTTTCAAAACCCTTATGTAGGGAGCCCATCCATCCAACACGGACACTATGAAAACGACTTGGATAAGCCTGCTATGATAGAGGTACAAAGTCAATGACAATTCATGTCC
This region of Glycine soja cultivar W05 chromosome 17, ASM419377v2, whole genome shotgun sequence genomic DNA includes:
- the LOC114393984 gene encoding EIN3-binding F-box protein 1-like, which encodes MSKVLGFSGVDDFCPMGSIYANPKEASFFLPLGPQVDVYFPPRKRSRVNTPFVFDGEWFEQKPKTSVEALPDECLFEIFRRLPSGEDRSACACVSKRWLMLLSSICKNEICVNKNATVETIEKEGDDVEFGGEGYLSRSLEGKKATDVRLAAIAVGTSSRGGLGKLSIRGSNMVRGVTSHGLKAVARGCPSLKALSLWNVATVGDEGLIEIANGCHQLEKLDLCKCPAITDKALVAIAKNCQNLTELSFESCPNIGNEGLRAIGKLCSNLKSISIKDCTGVSDHGIAGLLSSTSLVLSKVKLQALTVSDLSLAVIGHYGKSVTDLVLNCLPNVSERGFWVMGNGNGLQKLKSLTVASCKGVTDIGLEAVGKGCPNLKIAHLHKCAFLSDNGLMSFAKAASSLESLRLEECHRITQLGFFGVLFNCGAKLKAISLVSCYGIKDLNLVLPTVSPCESLRSLSISNCSGFGNASLSVLGKLCPQLQHVELSGLEGVTDAGLLPLLESSEAGLVKVNLSGCTNITDKVVSSLANLHGWTLENLNLDGCKNISDASLMAIAENCALLCDLDVSKCTITDAGIAVLAHAEQINLQILSLSGCTLVSDRSLTALRKLGHTLLGLNIQHCNAINNSTVDTLVEFLWRCDILS